A single region of the Salipaludibacillus sp. LMS25 genome encodes:
- a CDS encoding NlpC/P60 family protein, with protein sequence MKRVMGLSFVVGMSSLLIFPTGMVEATNLENEQEEIQEQREEIQSNLSEAEQELADILDEIEEINGQIDRTEEAIQDNKAKMDETEEEMEEKETAIAELEAEIEDLEKGIEERFELLKERASAYQKNGGNTRYLEVVLGSESFSDFVSRVFTVNKIAQADNEIIEELEESQQKLEESQAELQETLDSLNELQVEMEGMHQYLEEQQEGNDRLKDELKAKEAETENMMASLLEEDENLRSEQADIQARIDAERQRQREEREAQEAAQEEAAQASAEDNNSSSSNESSNSSNSNSSSNSSSSNSNSNSNSSSASTGSTSGGNSGNGGSTGGGGSVTEVGKKYIGNSTYVFGGGRNSYDIANGRFDCSAFVAWSYSQVGISLPASTQSLVNVGRRVSTSEMKPGDLVFFDINGRENGHVGIYLGGGQFIGSQSSTGVAIASMTSGYWADNFKGRVVRVQ encoded by the coding sequence ATTCAAGAGCAACGTGAGGAGATTCAATCAAACCTTTCAGAAGCAGAACAAGAACTTGCTGATATTTTAGATGAAATTGAAGAAATCAATGGGCAAATTGATCGCACAGAAGAAGCGATTCAAGATAATAAAGCTAAGATGGATGAGACAGAAGAAGAAATGGAAGAGAAAGAAACAGCTATTGCTGAATTAGAAGCGGAAATTGAGGACCTCGAAAAAGGTATAGAAGAGCGTTTTGAATTATTAAAAGAACGTGCCAGCGCTTACCAAAAAAATGGTGGGAACACGCGTTATTTAGAAGTAGTTCTTGGTTCGGAAAGCTTCAGTGATTTCGTCAGCCGTGTTTTCACTGTAAATAAAATCGCTCAAGCTGACAATGAAATTATTGAGGAATTAGAAGAAAGTCAACAAAAATTAGAAGAAAGTCAAGCAGAACTGCAAGAGACACTTGATAGCTTGAATGAGTTACAAGTGGAAATGGAAGGTATGCACCAATACCTTGAAGAACAACAAGAAGGAAATGACCGTTTAAAGGACGAGTTGAAAGCTAAAGAAGCAGAAACTGAAAATATGATGGCTAGCTTGTTGGAGGAAGATGAGAACTTACGATCGGAACAAGCGGATATTCAAGCTCGCATTGATGCAGAGCGCCAGCGTCAACGAGAGGAAAGAGAAGCTCAAGAAGCCGCTCAAGAAGAGGCCGCTCAAGCATCAGCTGAGGACAATAATTCAAGTAGCAGTAATGAGTCATCTAATAGCTCTAACTCTAACTCTAGTTCTAACTCCAGCAGCTCTAACTCTAACTCTAACTCTAACTCAAGTTCAGCCTCTACAGGTTCAACAAGTGGCGGTAATAGTGGCAATGGAGGAAGTACCGGCGGTGGCGGTAGTGTGACAGAAGTCGGTAAGAAATATATCGGTAATTCCACATACGTATTTGGGGGAGGAAGAAATTCTTACGATATCGCAAACGGACGGTTTGATTGTTCAGCTTTTGTCGCATGGTCCTACTCTCAAGTAGGTATTAGCTTACCAGCTTCAACTCAAAGTCTGGTAAACGTTGGGCGCCGAGTATCTACTAGCGAGATGAAACCTGGAGACCTTGTTTTCTTTGATATTAATGGAAGAGAGAACGGACACGTAGGTATTTACTTAGGAGGCGGACAGTTCATTGGATCACAGAGTTCAACTGGTGTAGCTATTGCTAGTATGACCAGTGGTTACTGGGCGGACAATTTCAAGGGTCGCGTAGTGCGAGTACAATAA
- a CDS encoding glycosyl hydrolase family 18 protein, giving the protein MDIHVISPGDSLYSIAQTYAVAYENIAAANDIEIDAQLVVGQAVVIPVLGRYHVLQPGENLWQLSEKHQLPVTDIIPLGQVVRSPFEQTEARVFLPDTYRQKPAIDVGAYVDLAITGEESVPIIQRTGPYLTFLQIFSYELNEDGTLTPLDDQPLINAAYEQDIVPLMVITNIQDSGFSTELATAVLQNDALQDRLLDEALEIMEEKGYLGLDFDLEYLGEINREQYNQLMLKARDRLAEKGLFLSSALAPKVEPNMPGVLYEGHDYAFHGEVADFVFLMTYEWGWTGGPPRAVAPVNEVRRVIEYAVSVMPNDKIMLGMPLYGYDWTLPFEEGVTRARAIDHQEAIRLAATFNAAIEFDEQAQSPFFTYVDDEGNQHEVWFEDARTVQAKFNLVKEFGLKGVYYWVLGWDFPQNWLLLEANFDINKRV; this is encoded by the coding sequence TTGGATATTCATGTGATTTCTCCGGGAGATTCCTTATATTCAATAGCGCAAACTTATGCAGTCGCTTATGAAAATATTGCAGCAGCTAACGACATTGAGATAGATGCGCAATTAGTTGTAGGGCAGGCAGTGGTTATCCCCGTGTTAGGTAGGTACCATGTGTTACAGCCAGGGGAAAATTTATGGCAATTGAGTGAAAAGCATCAACTCCCCGTAACAGATATTATTCCACTAGGTCAAGTAGTGAGAAGTCCTTTTGAACAGACGGAAGCGAGAGTCTTTCTCCCGGACACGTATAGACAAAAGCCGGCGATAGATGTAGGGGCATATGTGGATCTGGCCATTACAGGTGAAGAATCTGTACCTATTATTCAACGTACAGGGCCCTATTTAACATTTTTACAGATCTTCAGTTATGAATTAAATGAGGATGGGACTTTAACGCCTTTAGATGATCAGCCCCTTATTAATGCGGCGTACGAGCAAGATATTGTGCCTTTGATGGTAATCACAAATATTCAAGATAGTGGCTTTAGTACAGAGCTAGCTACGGCTGTTCTTCAAAATGACGCATTACAAGATAGATTGTTAGATGAAGCACTGGAGATCATGGAGGAAAAAGGGTATTTAGGATTGGATTTTGACTTAGAATACTTAGGTGAGATAAATCGAGAACAGTATAATCAATTGATGTTAAAGGCGCGTGATAGATTAGCAGAAAAAGGACTATTTCTCTCGAGCGCTCTTGCACCAAAAGTGGAACCAAATATGCCTGGCGTTCTGTATGAAGGGCATGACTATGCTTTTCATGGAGAAGTAGCTGACTTTGTTTTTTTAATGACATATGAGTGGGGATGGACAGGGGGACCTCCTAGAGCTGTTGCACCTGTTAATGAAGTTAGACGGGTTATTGAGTATGCAGTTTCCGTCATGCCCAATGATAAAATCATGTTAGGCATGCCATTGTACGGCTATGATTGGACACTTCCATTTGAAGAAGGAGTTACAAGGGCGAGGGCTATCGATCATCAAGAAGCTATTCGATTAGCTGCCACCTTTAATGCTGCGATTGAATTCGATGAACAGGCACAATCTCCTTTCTTTACGTATGTAGATGACGAAGGGAATCAACATGAAGTATGGTTTGAGGATGCTAGAACGGTTCAAGCAAAATTTAATTTAGTTAAGGAATTTGGTTTAAAAGGCGTGTACTATTGGGTTTTAGGATGGGATTTTCCACAGAATTGGCTTCTTCTTGAAGCTAACTTTGATATTAATAAGCGTGTTTAA
- a CDS encoding alpha/beta hydrolase yields the protein MLIESEQKRENIVRRVFKWLKRRGVKTAAYDKKVTYILVALWIMSSISLIIGGLGTPSGFGMIIDLIVYTLLHTIVFLTVTFAGGFLLALFYVPLPRLLLAALFYSSAITYYILSEANLSTLFSGVITAVWMGAALCLGLILMIVSHKNWSTPKKFTLIIFPLAYILVIFLWSPTIEYNSVHPTFNENDYITPLVVPNPAEEGSYSFKSFSYGNGEDKHRDTFNKEVDIVSESVDASQFINEWKNYREFFWGFDETALPLNGRVWMPEGEGTFPLVLIVHGNHSMEYFSDAGYGYLGELLASRGYIAVSVDQNFLNYSNWTGIPNEDMTLRAWILMKHLLEIQRFNGTANNPFFEKVDMQRVSLIGHSRGGQAVAMVADYERWFSDDESVAGMETIDVKSVIAIAPTDTQVDDMRAEPTNVSYLTLHGARDGDVHNYHGDRQYSRVAIQEGPDFFKAGVYIAEANHSQFNTDWGRMDMRLPGGLFLNRQQLMPAEEQREVAKVYISAFLETTLNGNDQYKPLFKDARYGKDWLPNTQYVTRYEDANFYPLVDYNESNNKTVLSQYIIAEGIGFESWEIESAVNRTGNTKRSKGMVFEWEDNASYVMSLDENLRETLSNHNFESMIVSLANMDRDFDEDAHDFSQVPRVEVVLETSDGSSTRVAMDQFKSIQPSIFTQYTINPWFDEIMREGKYEEAVEPVFQNYELPLDAFYEQAPDIKLEDVTTITFHFLEGPGKLMMDNVGFYQSN from the coding sequence ATGTTAATAGAGAGTGAACAAAAACGAGAAAACATAGTTCGACGTGTCTTTAAGTGGTTAAAGCGTAGAGGTGTGAAAACAGCAGCTTATGACAAAAAAGTCACATACATACTTGTAGCATTATGGATTATGTCAAGTATATCACTCATAATAGGAGGGTTAGGAACACCTTCTGGGTTTGGGATGATAATAGACTTAATTGTTTATACGCTTCTACATACAATTGTGTTTTTAACAGTGACATTTGCAGGCGGTTTTTTGCTGGCCCTTTTCTATGTGCCTCTACCTCGATTATTGCTTGCCGCATTATTTTATAGTAGTGCCATAACGTATTATATTCTATCAGAGGCCAACTTAAGTACGTTATTCTCAGGGGTTATAACAGCTGTATGGATGGGAGCCGCCTTGTGCTTGGGCCTTATATTAATGATAGTGTCTCATAAAAACTGGTCAACACCTAAGAAATTCACACTAATCATTTTTCCACTAGCCTATATTCTAGTCATTTTTCTTTGGTCTCCAACAATTGAGTATAATAGTGTTCACCCCACATTCAATGAAAATGACTATATTACACCTTTAGTCGTCCCTAATCCAGCAGAAGAAGGGAGTTATTCATTTAAAAGCTTTTCATACGGAAATGGTGAGGATAAGCATCGAGATACCTTTAATAAAGAGGTAGACATCGTTTCTGAATCAGTGGATGCCTCTCAATTTATTAATGAATGGAAAAACTATCGAGAGTTTTTCTGGGGATTTGATGAAACCGCTTTGCCATTAAACGGTCGGGTTTGGATGCCGGAAGGTGAAGGAACCTTTCCTCTTGTTCTTATCGTACACGGTAACCATAGTATGGAGTATTTTTCTGATGCTGGGTACGGCTATTTAGGAGAGCTTCTTGCAAGTAGAGGATATATTGCTGTATCAGTTGACCAAAATTTTTTGAACTATTCAAATTGGACAGGGATTCCAAATGAAGATATGACATTACGCGCTTGGATATTAATGAAGCACTTACTGGAAATTCAACGATTTAATGGGACAGCTAATAATCCTTTCTTTGAAAAGGTTGATATGCAGCGAGTATCACTTATAGGGCATTCACGTGGTGGGCAAGCTGTCGCAATGGTAGCAGATTATGAACGATGGTTTAGCGATGATGAATCAGTGGCAGGAATGGAAACGATTGATGTGAAATCTGTCATTGCTATCGCTCCCACAGATACACAAGTGGACGATATGCGTGCGGAACCAACGAACGTCTCATATTTGACCTTACATGGTGCCCGAGATGGCGATGTCCACAACTATCACGGCGATCGGCAATACAGCAGAGTGGCTATACAAGAAGGGCCTGACTTCTTTAAAGCAGGTGTGTATATCGCCGAAGCAAATCACAGTCAATTTAACACTGACTGGGGACGGATGGACATGCGATTACCAGGAGGACTGTTTTTAAATAGACAGCAACTCATGCCAGCAGAAGAACAACGAGAGGTGGCAAAAGTGTATATATCAGCCTTTCTCGAAACGACGTTAAATGGGAATGATCAATACAAGCCTCTTTTTAAAGATGCCAGATACGGAAAAGATTGGCTTCCTAATACGCAATACGTAACGAGATACGAGGATGCTAATTTTTATCCTCTTGTTGATTACAATGAAAGTAATAACAAAACCGTTCTCTCTCAATATATTATAGCCGAAGGAATAGGCTTTGAAAGCTGGGAGATAGAATCAGCTGTCAATCGAACTGGAAATACTAAAAGATCTAAAGGAATGGTATTTGAATGGGAAGATAATGCCAGCTACGTGATGTCGCTAGATGAAAATTTACGAGAGACGTTAAGTAATCATAACTTCGAATCAATGATTGTGTCATTAGCTAATATGGATCGAGACTTTGATGAGGATGCACATGATTTCTCTCAAGTACCTCGAGTGGAAGTGGTGTTAGAGACGAGTGATGGTTCATCGACTCGTGTTGCTATGGATCAGTTTAAAAGTATTCAGCCATCGATTTTTACGCAATATACGATTAACCCTTGGTTTGATGAAATTATGCGTGAAGGAAAATATGAAGAAGCTGTTGAACCTGTTTTTCAAAACTATGAACTGCCGCTTGACGCTTTTTATGAACAAGCACCTGATATAAAGCTTGAAGATGTGACAACAATAACATTTCATTTTTTGGAGGGGCCTGGAAAGTTGATGATGGATAATGTTGGCTTTTATCAGTCTAATTAA